The Andrena cerasifolii isolate SP2316 chromosome 14, iyAndCera1_principal, whole genome shotgun sequence genome contains a region encoding:
- the LOC143376525 gene encoding uncharacterized protein LOC143376525 — protein sequence MRKMNMTIVAKDKNVNKIQIILNMLKKQIDEYAFNAENMKSMKKSMRNQRIEKLTMEAKRLSAQFEKIRKEIRRYEKKYEKALKRKVKHMKMQIQEDKLKLDVLRQRYNNLEPNMSFEPLTMKMKEAKRNLRNVENTLGIINKKIKIKIKKNEKLGRREMLFVNDDNAQQTVTGLVTRKEGPRTLNTRECSITLERLTEEQTRRYIGRKRLGYQPPKNMQIKKKKKKKKKQISVKSLKSVDDSRSTETTPNWHIKIPKSVLEESQKLDQNSKSSFSELRRTK from the coding sequence ATGCGAAAAATGAACATGACCATAGTCGCAAAAGATAAGAATGTGAACAAAATTCAGATAATATTGAATATGCTAAAGAAACAAATAGACGAATACGCCTTTAATGCGGAGAACATGAAATCGATGAAGAAGTCGATGAGAAACCAAAGGATCGAGAAGCTAACGATGGAAGCGAAGCGTTTATCGGCCCAGTTTGAGAAGATCAGGAAGGAAATACGCCGCTATGAGAAGAAGTACGAGAAAGCATTAAAGAGAAAGGTGAAGCACATGAAGATGCAGATTCAAGAGGATAAGCTAAAGTTGGACGTATTGAGGCAAAGGTACAACAACTTGGAACCAAACATGAGCTTCGAACCGCTCACCATGAAGATGAAGGAGGCTAAACGGAACTTGAGGAACGTGGAAAACACATTAGGGattattaataagaaaattaaaattaagatcaAGAAAAACGAGAAACTGGGCAGACGCGAGATGCTGTTTGTTAACGATGATAATGCCCAACAAACAGTTACCGGATTAGTAACGAGGAAGGAGGGGCCCAGAACGCTGAACACTCGAGAGTGCAGCATTACCCTCGAGAGGTTGACGGAAGAGCAAACTAGGCGATATATCGGCCGGAAACGGTTGGGTTATCAGCCACCTAAAAATATGCAAatcaagaagaaaaagaagaagaagaagaagcaaatATCTGTAAAATCCCTGAAATCTGTAGACGATAGCCGATCAACGGAGACTACACCAAATTGGCATATTAAAATACCGAAATCTGTTTTAGAAGAGAGCCAGAAACTAGATCAAAATTCTAAGTCAAGCTTCAGCGAACTTAGGCGAACTAAATAA